The Thalassoroseus pseudoceratinae genome has a segment encoding these proteins:
- a CDS encoding sulfite exporter TauE/SafE family protein, producing the protein MTVGTGVSLALALVIGLTLGALGGGGSILTLPVFVFVAGIPAQEAVAMSMVVVGGTSLLGAGLHWRNGNFHIKAALLFAATGVIGAYAGSFLTHMVSQRVLLGIFAALMLITGMAMIRKRPEQKEQQQCRFWPCLLIGAAVGVLTGFLGVGGGFLIVPALVLFAGIETKAAVGSSLAIIAVNAVGGLAGQLQQVSLNWQLTVMFLGLAMVGMFGGLFVAEKVPSESLSKAFGWFVVVLALVIGGLAAAGVRTTALN; encoded by the coding sequence ATGACGGTCGGCACAGGAGTTTCGTTGGCACTGGCCCTAGTCATCGGTCTGACCCTCGGCGCTTTGGGCGGTGGCGGATCAATCCTCACGCTGCCGGTCTTCGTCTTTGTAGCTGGCATTCCAGCCCAGGAGGCGGTGGCGATGTCGATGGTCGTGGTCGGTGGGACGAGTCTGCTCGGTGCGGGCCTTCACTGGCGAAACGGGAACTTCCATATCAAGGCCGCATTGCTATTTGCGGCGACGGGTGTGATCGGAGCTTATGCCGGATCGTTTTTGACCCACATGGTTTCGCAGCGGGTTTTGTTGGGCATTTTCGCCGCCCTCATGCTCATCACCGGCATGGCCATGATTCGCAAACGCCCCGAACAGAAAGAACAACAGCAGTGTCGGTTCTGGCCCTGTCTTTTGATCGGTGCCGCCGTGGGTGTACTGACCGGATTCCTGGGAGTCGGTGGCGGATTCCTGATTGTTCCAGCCCTGGTGTTATTTGCCGGTATCGAGACGAAAGCCGCCGTGGGATCGTCGTTAGCGATCATCGCCGTGAATGCAGTCGGTGGATTGGCCGGGCAGTTGCAGCAAGTCTCCCTCAACTGGCAACTGACGGTGATGTTCCTCGGTTTGGCAATGGTCGGCATGTTTGGCGGATTGTTCGTCGCAGAAAAAGTGCCAAGCGAGTCGCTGTCCAAAGCCTTCGGATGGTTCGTTGTCGTTTTGGCGCTGGTGATCGGCGGCTTGGCGGCGGCAGGAGTACGCACTACAGCCCTCAACTGA
- a CDS encoding MBL fold metallo-hydrolase codes for MQFHQRFVPGLAIASYIVGDEKSGEAAVIDPTRDVEDFIAFAKNNDLHIKHIIETHVHADFVCGSRELKARLNDEPTIHCSGYGGDNWTQPFADEYVKEGDTIKMGDVKFGFQHVPGHTPEHIAVTLFDTSRSSDTPWVMFSGDFLFVGDVGRPDLLGEEEKTELAHQLYESVFKRLDEIPDITEVYPAHGAGSLCGKAIGSRRSSTVGFERRYNTALKEKPEDQWVEDLLNEMPLSPPYFKQMKRVNKEGPAIIGPELPGQKRWGAKQVHERVCDNCLIVDVRSKESFAAAHIPNAINIPVGNNLPTWAGWVLPYDRPILLIAEEPSQIDSVVTNLLRVGFDDVQGYLEGGMGSWETAGFPLSTLNTMSVHDLDKKRKSEKQLTVLDVRTDKEWSDGHIDGALHIHGGTLQDRVEEISKDKPVAVVCGSGYRASIASSFLQREGFEDVTNVIGGMSAWKAAGLPTTK; via the coding sequence ATGCAATTTCATCAACGCTTTGTACCGGGTCTGGCCATCGCTTCGTACATCGTGGGAGATGAGAAGAGTGGCGAAGCCGCCGTCATCGACCCCACCAGAGATGTTGAGGACTTCATTGCCTTCGCCAAGAACAATGATCTGCACATCAAGCACATTATTGAAACCCACGTCCACGCTGACTTCGTGTGTGGTTCGAGAGAACTCAAGGCTCGGCTGAACGATGAGCCGACAATCCATTGCTCCGGTTACGGCGGCGATAACTGGACCCAGCCCTTTGCCGACGAGTACGTCAAGGAGGGCGACACCATCAAAATGGGGGATGTAAAGTTCGGATTTCAGCATGTTCCAGGCCACACGCCGGAACACATCGCCGTAACCCTGTTCGATACATCTCGCAGCAGCGACACCCCCTGGGTCATGTTTAGTGGCGATTTCCTGTTCGTCGGCGATGTCGGGCGTCCTGACCTTTTGGGAGAGGAAGAAAAGACGGAACTGGCTCACCAATTGTACGAGAGCGTTTTCAAGCGGCTCGACGAAATCCCCGACATCACCGAGGTCTATCCCGCTCATGGTGCAGGCTCATTATGCGGCAAAGCGATTGGTTCCAGGCGGTCTTCCACGGTCGGCTTCGAGCGGCGGTACAACACGGCACTCAAAGAGAAACCGGAAGACCAATGGGTGGAAGACCTGCTCAATGAGATGCCGCTTTCACCGCCCTACTTCAAGCAAATGAAACGGGTCAACAAGGAAGGCCCGGCGATCATCGGTCCCGAACTTCCTGGTCAAAAACGTTGGGGAGCCAAGCAGGTTCATGAGAGGGTCTGCGACAACTGTTTGATTGTCGATGTTCGGTCGAAGGAATCGTTCGCCGCCGCCCATATCCCCAATGCGATCAATATCCCGGTCGGAAACAATCTGCCGACATGGGCGGGCTGGGTACTGCCCTACGACCGTCCAATTCTGTTGATCGCCGAGGAGCCTTCTCAGATCGACTCTGTGGTCACGAATCTGCTGCGGGTCGGGTTTGACGATGTGCAAGGCTATCTCGAAGGCGGCATGGGCTCTTGGGAGACAGCAGGCTTTCCACTTTCGACCTTGAATACGATGTCGGTTCACGATCTCGACAAGAAGCGGAAGTCGGAGAAGCAATTGACCGTTCTCGATGTCCGCACGGACAAAGAGTGGAGTGATGGCCACATCGATGGAGCCTTGCACATTCATGGCGGCACCTTACAAGATCGAGTCGAAGAAATCTCCAAGGACAAGCCGGTGGCGGTCGTCTGCGGATCGGGCTACCGAGCCTCGATTGCTTCGTCGTTTCTTCAGCGAGAAGGCTTCGAAGATGTCACCAACGTGATTGGTGGAATGTCGGCTTGGAAAGCAGCAGGTTTACCGACAACCAAATAG
- a CDS encoding sterol desaturase family protein, with protein MEMAIPITAASVFVALFLIERFLPLRQSTRSLWHRLLINLVITGLAFAVAALLVRPSISWGLGTGASHVGLLKFTNLPYWGELVIGFLLLDLSFYYWHLLNHRVAFLWRFHNVHHIDPDLDVSTAFRFHFGEIAFSALFRIMQITLIGVSLETYLIYELAFTTNTIFHHSNVKLPLGFERWLSLVLVTPRMHGIHHSQVEAETKSNFSVVLPWWDWLHRSLRLNVPQDRIKIGVPAYTQPEDNHLWNTFVLPFRRQRDYWNSQHKQVVDQHPPPSAIEETTLAK; from the coding sequence ATGGAGATGGCGATCCCGATTACAGCAGCTTCGGTTTTCGTAGCTCTTTTTCTGATCGAGCGGTTCCTGCCTCTGCGGCAGTCCACTCGCTCGCTGTGGCACCGTCTCCTTATCAATCTCGTGATTACTGGGCTGGCATTTGCTGTGGCCGCACTTCTTGTGCGACCGAGCATCTCTTGGGGATTGGGGACAGGAGCCTCGCATGTCGGACTGCTAAAGTTCACAAACCTGCCCTATTGGGGCGAGTTGGTGATTGGATTCTTGTTGCTCGACCTGTCGTTTTACTACTGGCACCTTCTGAACCATCGGGTGGCGTTTCTGTGGCGGTTTCATAACGTCCATCACATTGACCCCGACCTGGATGTCTCAACGGCCTTCCGGTTTCATTTTGGCGAAATAGCATTCTCGGCCCTCTTCCGAATTATGCAGATCACATTGATCGGTGTTTCGCTGGAAACCTACCTCATCTATGAGTTGGCATTCACCACAAACACGATTTTCCATCACAGCAATGTGAAGTTGCCTTTAGGATTCGAGCGGTGGCTGAGTCTTGTGTTGGTCACCCCACGAATGCACGGCATTCACCACTCACAAGTCGAAGCCGAAACCAAGTCGAACTTCTCGGTGGTGCTGCCGTGGTGGGACTGGCTGCACCGCAGTCTGCGGCTGAATGTGCCGCAAGACCGCATCAAGATCGGCGTGCCTGCCTACACGCAACCAGAGGATAATCACCTATGGAACACGTTCGTCTTGCCTTTTCGTCGCCAGCGAGATTATTGGAACTCGCAACATAAACAAGTGGTGGATCAACATCCCCCACCCTCAGCAATAGAAGAAACGACTCTCGCCAAATGA
- a CDS encoding DsrE family protein has product MKTLNLMIAMALLIGTTASAADPTGEPTYEHPVIKDHGGIVVLPEAAHQPKKNSKVLLDITADGKSGSVIKGFDRAALILNQYTEAGAGIDNGFKMAIILHGPATKAALSHKGYAKHTNSYLIDKGKTNNPNLKLMAKLKEAGVEIFVCGQALAHHGYATDEVASEVKVAVSAATVNINLQMDGYAYIPFK; this is encoded by the coding sequence GTGAAAACTTTGAATCTGATGATTGCTATGGCATTGTTGATTGGTACGACAGCAAGTGCTGCCGACCCCACCGGAGAACCGACCTACGAGCATCCTGTCATCAAGGATCATGGCGGTATCGTGGTGCTGCCGGAAGCGGCGCACCAGCCCAAGAAAAACTCGAAAGTATTACTTGATATTACAGCGGATGGCAAATCCGGCAGTGTCATCAAGGGTTTTGACCGAGCCGCCTTGATTCTCAATCAATACACCGAGGCGGGAGCAGGCATCGACAACGGTTTCAAAATGGCAATCATCTTGCACGGCCCCGCCACCAAAGCCGCCTTGTCCCACAAAGGCTATGCGAAGCACACCAATTCCTATCTGATCGACAAAGGAAAGACAAATAATCCCAACCTGAAATTGATGGCCAAGCTCAAGGAAGCGGGTGTCGAGATTTTTGTCTGTGGGCAAGCTCTTGCACACCACGGCTATGCCACAGATGAAGTGGCATCGGAAGTCAAAGTGGCTGTCTCAGCGGCAACCGTCAACATCAATCTCCAGATGGACGGCTATGCCTATATCCCGTTCAAGTAA
- a CDS encoding bifunctional metallophosphatase/5'-nucleotidase, with the protein MRTIFLSLLLTGWFCPSSEAEEKDETSHPTVVTILHTCDFHGRHLPFVVVPRDATSQTGNPQQPDNRFQGEGRIGGFEALAAAVERIRKKRGEQNVLLLHAGDTFSDDLLGNLTQGEAVIRMMNAVTYDYMALGNHDFDYGIKQTRHLQELATFPMRGANIVEEETLEPFLGQSFKIFQVDDLKVAVLALGYHNTHQTTAPKNVHGLRFTSGIEAARRYIPKLRREADVVVILSHQGTAVDKLLAEEVDGIDLIVGGHSHDRLHPAITVNETKIVQAMSDTAALGEVRISLVEGKITKIEDELHLLWERDFSNQSMAMLISHLRQPHREKLEEVIGTAKNSIHRQYKYESPFDVLVADLLRQQTKADVALLPGVGYGVTLPQGKVTREDLYTLLPHPVKLATFRLKGRQIQNLLEQSATNLSAENPLDRVGGLIQTSGMTWTIDFTRTKGNRIRDVRIKGLPLRMNKSYRVVSHSGMLNGIHRYGEIRKAEEVHIRDEKIVDLVEHQFQRSESISAPQTSQIKRIANPG; encoded by the coding sequence ATGCGAACCATATTCCTCAGTCTCCTGCTCACTGGATGGTTCTGTCCATCCAGTGAGGCAGAGGAGAAAGACGAAACAAGTCATCCAACCGTGGTGACGATTCTTCACACCTGCGACTTTCATGGTCGGCATCTTCCGTTTGTGGTCGTTCCCAGAGATGCCACATCCCAAACCGGTAACCCTCAGCAACCGGACAACCGTTTTCAGGGGGAGGGTCGGATTGGCGGATTCGAAGCCTTGGCAGCAGCGGTCGAGAGAATTCGGAAAAAGCGAGGCGAACAGAACGTCTTGCTTCTCCACGCAGGCGACACCTTTAGTGATGACCTCTTGGGAAATCTGACTCAGGGCGAAGCCGTTATCCGTATGATGAATGCTGTAACCTACGACTACATGGCTCTCGGCAACCATGATTTTGACTACGGCATCAAACAAACTCGCCACCTTCAAGAGCTTGCCACCTTCCCCATGCGAGGAGCGAACATTGTCGAGGAAGAAACACTAGAACCCTTCTTGGGCCAGTCCTTCAAGATATTCCAAGTAGACGATCTGAAGGTCGCTGTGCTGGCTCTTGGTTACCACAACACTCACCAGACCACGGCACCGAAGAACGTCCACGGCCTTCGGTTCACAAGCGGTATTGAAGCCGCTCGCCGCTACATTCCCAAACTTCGCCGAGAAGCAGATGTGGTCGTGATTCTGTCTCACCAAGGCACAGCGGTGGACAAGTTACTGGCAGAGGAGGTAGACGGAATCGACCTGATTGTGGGCGGACATTCTCACGACCGCTTGCATCCGGCAATCACTGTCAATGAAACCAAAATTGTCCAGGCCATGTCGGACACAGCGGCTCTTGGTGAAGTTCGCATTAGCCTTGTCGAGGGAAAGATCACAAAGATCGAAGACGAGCTTCATTTACTCTGGGAACGGGATTTCTCGAATCAAAGCATGGCAATGCTGATTTCTCACCTTCGCCAACCGCATCGAGAGAAACTGGAAGAAGTCATTGGAACAGCAAAAAACTCAATCCATAGACAATACAAGTACGAGAGTCCGTTTGATGTGCTTGTCGCCGACTTACTTCGTCAGCAGACGAAAGCTGATGTCGCCTTGCTGCCCGGTGTCGGATATGGAGTCACATTGCCTCAAGGAAAGGTGACTCGTGAAGACCTTTACACGTTGCTGCCTCATCCGGTCAAACTCGCCACATTTCGACTCAAGGGCCGACAAATTCAAAACCTTTTGGAGCAATCCGCAACTAACCTGTCAGCCGAGAACCCACTGGATCGTGTGGGCGGACTCATCCAGACATCAGGAATGACATGGACGATTGACTTCACCCGCACAAAAGGAAACCGGATTCGTGATGTGCGAATCAAAGGACTTCCGTTGAGAATGAACAAGTCCTATCGAGTCGTCTCGCACAGCGGCATGTTGAACGGCATTCATCGTTACGGCGAAATACGAAAAGCGGAAGAAGTCCACATCCGTGACGAGAAAATTGTGGACCTTGTGGAACACCAATTCCAACGATCTGAATCAATTTCTGCTCCCCAAACTTCACAAATCAAACGGATTGCAAACCCAGGCTAA
- a CDS encoding c-type cytochrome, translating into MQRHNHRFLTLLIFSLLAFGASALLHSAENRKGDNWTPQTSLPPGELGKVVALGKEIVQNTGEHPLSKPYVNNALTCSSCHLDAGTDPKGATFLDIASAYPAWSPREKRVITLEDRVLNCFMRSMNGVRPPNGSKVSVAVTAYITWLSSGSRIRMNPQKPLGPHHVPPLKINPKQADLGRGKTLFAQKCADCHGEGGQGTDEGPPTWGPRSYNDGAGLSRNEKLAAWLKVAMPLGDPSLSEQEALDIAAFVNSHERPKFVLEDHLPKAEKLGEYNAEPQ; encoded by the coding sequence ATGCAAAGACACAACCATAGGTTTCTAACCTTGCTGATTTTCAGCTTACTAGCTTTTGGAGCATCCGCCCTGCTGCATTCGGCAGAGAATAGGAAGGGTGATAATTGGACGCCACAAACTTCACTCCCACCTGGCGAACTAGGCAAGGTCGTTGCTCTCGGCAAAGAGATTGTTCAAAACACCGGCGAACATCCCCTTTCAAAGCCGTATGTCAACAACGCTCTCACTTGTAGTTCATGCCATCTGGATGCTGGGACCGACCCAAAGGGGGCGACGTTTCTCGACATCGCCTCGGCCTATCCGGCATGGTCGCCTCGTGAGAAGCGAGTCATCACGCTCGAAGATCGGGTCTTGAATTGTTTCATGCGAAGCATGAACGGTGTACGACCTCCCAATGGAAGCAAGGTGTCGGTTGCGGTGACGGCCTACATCACTTGGCTGTCGAGTGGGAGTCGAATCCGCATGAATCCCCAAAAGCCGCTCGGCCCGCATCATGTTCCGCCGCTCAAAATCAATCCGAAGCAGGCCGACCTCGGTCGAGGCAAGACTTTGTTCGCCCAAAAATGTGCGGATTGTCATGGGGAGGGTGGACAAGGCACGGATGAAGGTCCACCGACTTGGGGACCACGATCCTACAACGACGGTGCTGGCCTGTCTCGGAACGAAAAACTGGCAGCCTGGCTGAAGGTCGCCATGCCGCTCGGCGACCCCAGCCTCTCCGAACAGGAGGCTTTGGACATCGCCGCTTTTGTCAACTCGCATGAGAGACCAAAGTTTGTTCTCGAAGACCATCTCCCCAAAGCCGAGAAGTTGGGCGAATACAACGCAGAGCCTCAGTAA
- a CDS encoding YeeE/YedE thiosulfate transporter family protein yields the protein MENFNMKRLITATSWSPYLVGAGIGILSWFAFLTADHPLGITTAFENTAALTGKAVAPPMAETNSYFEKESPKVGWEWMLVLGVFIGAFVSSKASGDRNAPAVPPLWQKRFGSSKGKRYAAAFLGGALMLFGARMAQGCTSGHGISGTLQLAASSWLFAIIIFATGIATAFVLYGREEHSHV from the coding sequence ATGGAGAACTTCAACATGAAACGCTTGATAACTGCGACCTCCTGGTCGCCATACCTCGTCGGTGCAGGAATCGGCATCCTCAGTTGGTTCGCCTTCCTGACAGCCGATCATCCCTTAGGAATTACGACGGCGTTTGAGAATACAGCGGCACTCACCGGGAAAGCCGTGGCCCCTCCTATGGCCGAAACGAACAGCTATTTCGAGAAAGAATCGCCCAAGGTTGGTTGGGAGTGGATGCTCGTTCTCGGCGTCTTCATCGGTGCCTTCGTCAGTTCCAAAGCATCAGGGGATCGGAATGCTCCCGCAGTCCCACCCCTTTGGCAAAAACGCTTTGGTTCATCCAAGGGCAAACGATATGCGGCGGCTTTCCTGGGAGGAGCGTTGATGCTTTTCGGCGCTCGCATGGCTCAGGGCTGCACCAGCGGCCACGGGATCAGCGGCACGCTGCAACTGGCCGCATCAAGCTGGCTATTTGCGATCATCATTTTTGCCACGGGAATCGCCACGGCATTTGTCCTGTACGGTCGGGAGGAACACAGCCATGTTTGA
- a CDS encoding YeeE/YedE thiosulfate transporter family protein, with protein MFDPIWKLALGLFTGILFGGLLQKGRVAKYQVILGQFLLRDWTVVKIMGTAVVVGAVGIYALLPTDAVSLHLKPLAWGGIIFGGLCFGIGMAVLGYCPGTGVAACGEGRKDAVAGSSGCCSGRASMSPFIRL; from the coding sequence ATGTTTGATCCGATCTGGAAACTCGCACTTGGATTGTTCACCGGCATCCTCTTTGGGGGGCTACTTCAGAAAGGCCGTGTGGCCAAGTATCAGGTGATTCTCGGCCAGTTCTTGCTCAGGGATTGGACCGTTGTGAAGATCATGGGGACTGCCGTAGTCGTGGGAGCCGTGGGGATTTATGCCCTCTTGCCGACTGATGCGGTTTCACTGCATCTCAAGCCGTTGGCTTGGGGCGGAATTATCTTCGGTGGTCTTTGCTTCGGTATCGGAATGGCGGTCCTCGGTTACTGCCCTGGCACCGGAGTTGCCGCTTGTGGTGAGGGCCGGAAAGACGCTGTTGCGGGGTCGTCGGGATGTTGTTCGGGGCGGGCGTCTATGTCGCCGTTTATCCGCCTCTGA